Proteins from one Mucilaginibacter jinjuensis genomic window:
- a CDS encoding DHA2 family efflux MFS transporter permease subunit — MAETGFKKWIITITVITASLLELIDTTIVNVALPHIQGNLGATLTDVAWVVTGYAVANVIILPMSGWLGSRFGRKQYFLASIIVFTIVSFLCGNAHTMNELILFRVIQGFAGGGLISTAQAILIETWPREEIGTATALFGLGAVVGPTVGPTIGGWIVENYSWPWIFYVNIPVGALAAFCTITFIRETPKDTSKPVDWWGIILLAITVGSLQTILEKGEDEDWFAKTYILVLSIAAVLGFLLFLWRELSTDHPVVNFSIMRHRSFSVGMVTSFILGFGLYGSVFVFPVFCQNLLGFNAQQTGELLFPGGLCTIAMMPFIGKMLNKGIPAQFMATIGMFLFFVFTNMLSHSTLATGQSDVLVPLLIRGVGMALLFVPLTTLAMADLKGPEIGQGSGLNNMMRQLGGSFGIAVLTTIIHTRQGLHRNNLLVNINQYNPIFTDRFNGYVHAFMAKGSSMIDATRMAYQAMEGVVTRQSLLLTYDDAYWLSGLVMLFSIPLLYLQPFKKLKAVADAH, encoded by the coding sequence ATGGCTGAAACCGGCTTTAAAAAATGGATTATTACAATCACTGTGATCACGGCTTCATTGTTGGAGCTGATTGATACCACGATTGTAAACGTAGCGCTGCCCCACATACAGGGTAACCTGGGCGCCACCCTAACGGATGTGGCCTGGGTAGTTACCGGTTATGCAGTAGCCAACGTTATTATATTACCTATGTCGGGCTGGCTGGGAAGCCGTTTCGGGCGTAAGCAATATTTTCTCGCGTCAATTATCGTATTTACCATTGTGTCGTTCCTGTGCGGTAATGCGCATACCATGAACGAGCTGATCCTCTTCAGGGTGATACAAGGATTTGCCGGTGGTGGTTTAATCTCGACGGCCCAGGCTATCCTGATAGAAACCTGGCCGCGCGAAGAGATTGGCACTGCTACAGCCCTGTTTGGTTTAGGCGCGGTAGTAGGGCCTACAGTTGGGCCTACCATTGGTGGCTGGATTGTAGAGAATTACTCATGGCCGTGGATCTTCTACGTAAATATACCCGTAGGTGCGCTTGCGGCCTTCTGTACCATAACCTTTATACGAGAGACGCCCAAGGATACAAGTAAACCTGTTGACTGGTGGGGTATAATCCTGCTGGCTATTACAGTAGGTAGTTTGCAAACCATATTAGAAAAAGGTGAGGATGAAGATTGGTTTGCCAAAACTTACATCCTGGTACTTTCTATCGCGGCTGTGTTAGGCTTCTTGCTATTCTTATGGCGCGAGTTAAGTACAGACCACCCGGTGGTAAACTTTAGCATTATGCGCCACCGCAGTTTCTCTGTGGGTATGGTTACCTCATTTATATTGGGCTTCGGTCTATACGGTTCAGTATTTGTGTTCCCGGTATTTTGCCAGAACCTGCTGGGCTTTAACGCACAGCAAACGGGTGAGCTGCTATTCCCCGGCGGTTTGTGTACCATTGCAATGATGCCATTTATTGGCAAAATGCTTAACAAGGGTATCCCTGCACAGTTTATGGCAACTATTGGTATGTTCCTGTTCTTTGTGTTTACCAATATGCTGAGTCACTCTACACTGGCAACAGGCCAAAGCGATGTACTGGTTCCGTTGTTGATCCGTGGTGTTGGTATGGCCCTGTTATTCGTACCACTAACCACCCTTGCCATGGCCGACCTTAAAGGCCCCGAAATTGGCCAGGGTTCTGGTTTAAATAACATGATGCGCCAGTTGGGCGGTTCGTTTGGTATTGCGGTATTAACTACCATCATCCACACCCGCCAGGGTCTGCACCGTAATAACCTGCTGGTAAATATTAACCAGTACAACCCGATCTTTACCGATCGTTTCAATGGCTATGTGCACGCCTTTATGGCCAAAGGAAGTTCGATGATTGATGCCACCAGAATGGCATACCAGGCAATGGAAGGTGTCGTTACCCGACAGTCACTTTTGCTTACTTATGATGATGCTTACTGGTTGTCTGGACTGGTGATGTTGTTCTCAATCCCACTGCTCTATCTGCAGCCATTTAAGAAGCTGAAAGCGGTAGCTGATGCACACTAA
- a CDS encoding carboxymuconolactone decarboxylase family protein, which produces MSETTDVIQELLESVAVDKSYRTTALELLEKGESRYVRDLKLNFTSTLTSEHLSAKECALLGLSTAINNTNKPLADYYTKYAEEQGATAADIAEAVGCASLLASNNVFYRFRHFTQKEKYTQIPARIRMQLMMKPVTGKEFFELMSLAISAINGCEMCVNAHEDSLIKLGTTEERIFDAVRIASLVTATGKVVY; this is translated from the coding sequence ATGAGCGAAACTACAGATGTAATACAAGAGCTTTTAGAGAGTGTAGCCGTAGATAAAAGCTACCGCACCACAGCACTTGAGTTATTAGAAAAAGGCGAATCGCGCTATGTACGCGATTTAAAGCTAAACTTTACCAGCACACTTACTTCAGAGCATTTAAGTGCTAAGGAGTGCGCGCTATTAGGTCTAAGCACCGCTATTAACAACACCAACAAGCCACTGGCTGATTATTATACCAAATACGCCGAAGAACAAGGCGCTACCGCTGCCGATATTGCTGAGGCTGTTGGTTGTGCATCATTGCTTGCATCAAACAACGTATTCTACCGTTTTAGGCACTTTACCCAAAAAGAAAAGTACACCCAAATCCCTGCACGTATTCGTATGCAGTTGATGATGAAGCCGGTAACAGGTAAAGAATTCTTCGAACTAATGAGCCTTGCTATCTCAGCCATCAACGGTTGCGAGATGTGTGTTAACGCCCACGAGGACTCCCTGATCAAATTAGGCACTACCGAGGAGCGCATTTTCGACGCTGTGCGAATCGCTTCTTTAGTAACCGCAACAGGCAAGGTGGTTTATTAA
- a CDS encoding peroxiredoxin, which yields MITIGQQFPAFNKKAVVSIEKGKEFEDITSDFLVNDDNVWTVMFWWPKDFTFVCPTEIAEFNKNYGEFRDRDTRLIGASTDSEFVHAAWRKNHDDLRDLKFPMLADTSKSLAEDLGILEPTEKIAYRATFIIDPTGVVRWVCVNDLNVGRNVKEVLRVLDGLQTDELCPCNWEKGEETLTV from the coding sequence ATGATAACAATTGGTCAACAATTTCCTGCTTTTAATAAAAAAGCCGTAGTTAGTATAGAAAAAGGTAAAGAGTTTGAAGACATCACTTCTGACTTTTTAGTTAACGATGATAACGTTTGGACTGTAATGTTCTGGTGGCCAAAAGATTTCACTTTTGTTTGCCCTACTGAGATTGCCGAATTCAACAAAAACTATGGTGAATTCCGCGACCGTGATACCCGTTTAATCGGTGCTTCTACTGATTCTGAATTTGTTCACGCTGCATGGAGAAAAAACCATGATGATCTGCGCGATCTTAAATTCCCAATGTTAGCTGATACTTCAAAATCATTAGCTGAAGACCTGGGTATTTTAGAACCAACTGAAAAAATTGCTTACCGTGCTACTTTCATTATCGACCCAACTGGCGTTGTACGTTGGGTATGTGTTAACGATTTAAACGTTGGCCGTAACGTTAAAGAAGTTTTACGTGTACTGGACGGTTTACAAACTGACGAACTTTGCCCTTGTAACTGGGAAAAAGGCGAAGAAACTTTAACCGTTTAA
- a CDS encoding MarR family winged helix-turn-helix transcriptional regulator, whose amino-acid sequence MKIEDEIKQEQFVVPQHKAGMNLIFTANWLLSEIAVTLKPIGLSLQQLNVLAILKGQPNQTANVNLIKERLIDRMPNVSRLINKLMEKGLVQKDRDHSDQRVVFIKLTADGEKLAVKGRELFNKVAYGINAEEAELLNDLLNKLRV is encoded by the coding sequence ATGAAAATTGAAGATGAGATTAAACAGGAGCAATTTGTAGTCCCCCAACACAAGGCCGGTATGAATCTGATTTTCACTGCAAACTGGCTTTTGAGCGAGATTGCTGTTACATTAAAACCCATCGGGTTATCATTACAACAGCTCAATGTGCTTGCAATTTTAAAAGGCCAGCCCAACCAAACAGCAAACGTTAACTTAATTAAAGAACGCTTGATTGACAGGATGCCTAATGTATCGAGACTTATCAATAAATTAATGGAGAAAGGCCTGGTTCAAAAAGATCGGGATCATTCAGACCAACGGGTTGTGTTTATTAAGCTAACTGCTGATGGGGAAAAATTGGCTGTTAAGGGACGTGAGCTTTTCAATAAAGTAGCTTATGGCATTAACGCCGAAGAAGCTGAACTGTTGAATGACCTTTTGAATAAACTGAGGGTATAA
- a CDS encoding NADP-dependent oxidoreductase, with amino-acid sequence MKNKTIKLKNRPVGMPLISDFVTVEEPMPLVGIGEILLKAVYISVDPYLRGKMSGTKEPRFEINEPITSKLIAEVVESKNGKFKKGEFVSGYLDWKEYQVNDGTGVQQVNAKDAPLSAYLGVLGITGLSAYFALLDIGKPKRGETLVISGAAGAVGSIAGQIGKIMGCYVVGIVGTDEKAELLTTKFGFDAAINYKTTPDIRQAIAASCPNGVDIYFDNIGGEISDAVIANMNPYGRIPLCGSISNYNDTEQQKSPSLLPIVVYKFLTVQGFLIANFAERFPEAVAQLTRWLNEGKLTYSETIVDGFTNLPQAFIGLFEGKNTGKMLVRI; translated from the coding sequence ATGAAAAACAAAACAATTAAACTAAAGAACAGACCTGTAGGAATGCCGCTTATTTCGGATTTTGTTACGGTTGAGGAGCCAATGCCGTTAGTTGGCATCGGAGAAATACTTTTGAAAGCTGTGTATATTTCAGTCGACCCCTATTTACGCGGTAAAATGTCTGGTACTAAAGAGCCCCGTTTCGAAATTAATGAGCCTATAACATCAAAGCTGATTGCAGAGGTTGTAGAATCGAAAAATGGAAAATTTAAGAAAGGTGAGTTTGTTAGCGGTTATCTTGACTGGAAAGAATACCAGGTAAATGACGGTACGGGAGTTCAGCAAGTAAATGCTAAAGATGCTCCCCTAAGCGCTTATTTGGGTGTGTTAGGAATAACGGGCTTGTCGGCATATTTTGCATTATTAGATATCGGGAAACCAAAACGCGGTGAAACACTTGTTATTTCGGGTGCGGCTGGCGCGGTGGGCAGCATCGCCGGTCAAATCGGGAAAATTATGGGATGCTATGTGGTTGGCATTGTGGGTACAGACGAAAAAGCTGAGTTGCTGACTACTAAATTTGGATTTGATGCTGCTATTAATTACAAAACCACTCCGGATATAAGACAGGCAATTGCAGCAAGCTGCCCTAATGGAGTTGATATTTATTTTGACAATATAGGCGGCGAAATTTCTGATGCGGTAATTGCTAATATGAACCCTTATGGCCGCATCCCGCTTTGTGGATCTATTTCTAATTACAATGATACAGAACAGCAGAAAAGCCCAAGCTTACTGCCAATAGTGGTTTATAAATTTCTTACCGTACAGGGTTTCCTGATTGCCAATTTTGCCGAAAGGTTTCCAGAGGCCGTTGCTCAGTTAACAAGGTGGTTAAATGAAGGTAAATTAACTTATTCGGAAACGATAGTAGACGGATTTACCAACTTACCGCAAGCGTTTATTGGCCTTTTTGAAGGCAAGAACACAGGTAAAATGTTGGTGAGGATTTAA
- a CDS encoding LruC domain-containing protein, which translates to MKKLFTLLTLASVAAFTSCKKDNNNNSGTGPTTTIGNKIAPDGFNFATTKTVNLNVTLQDNNGGPIAGVVVSVYAPGNTDPSTSLFKGVTDKSGNLTGKVTVATSLDKIVIDPAYVGLMRYATAAINNGSTTVVIGGKSGYSGDIIPDAVNSVATGTSSSHTMVNGTTSVDVVYPTGYTSSNAFTSPTNLGRPAYLEATGDVIDASLLSYVNASLPEGTPVTTSHPSYLATNAVHAINVTAKSDVWVTFVSEGAGYQNTLAYYTYKTGNPPTQVLGGTNANGIDKVTYIFPNASGAGSGGGLKAGDKVKLGTFDAGTTIGFVLIQNAWTGSGVNTSNTAFFTQDEFNPENTAALRKHTVMLYDDVHKLYLLGFEDQNRQNGGSDNDFNDLVVYATSNPITAISGTGVAPIDKGGDSDGDGVPDALDAFPTDPARAYISYYPSASTYASLAYEDNFPSKGDYDMNDLLVKYRYTFISNASNQVVELKGDYMVGAAGASFHNGFGVQLPVPASAVSSVTGQQFISSYISLASNGVEAGQSKAVIIPFDNHEALAKNPDGAFFINTLTAKDKVTSKTATVDINFNTPVAASTLAIANFNPFLISNLRRGYEIHLPGYAPTDKANTALFGTADDNSSPSAGRYYVSKENWPWAISFTGDFSYPVETVNITQAYPHFADWAGSAGVSFLDWYSNTASGYRVSSNIYSK; encoded by the coding sequence ATGAAAAAATTATTTACACTTTTAACCTTAGCCTCTGTTGCGGCTTTTACATCATGTAAGAAAGACAACAACAACAATTCGGGCACAGGCCCAACTACAACCATCGGAAATAAAATCGCACCGGATGGTTTCAACTTCGCTACTACTAAAACAGTTAATTTAAATGTTACCCTGCAAGACAATAACGGCGGCCCAATCGCAGGCGTTGTGGTTAGTGTTTATGCTCCGGGTAACACCGATCCTTCAACTTCATTATTTAAAGGCGTTACCGATAAATCTGGTAACTTAACCGGTAAAGTAACTGTTGCTACTTCGCTTGATAAAATAGTTATCGACCCTGCTTACGTAGGTTTAATGCGTTATGCAACTGCTGCTATCAACAACGGTTCAACCACTGTAGTTATCGGCGGTAAAAGCGGTTACAGCGGCGATATTATCCCCGATGCCGTTAACAGCGTAGCTACAGGTACTTCATCAAGCCACACCATGGTTAATGGTACAACTTCGGTAGATGTGGTTTATCCAACAGGATACACTTCTTCTAACGCGTTTACAAGCCCAACTAATTTAGGCCGTCCAGCTTATTTAGAAGCAACCGGTGATGTTATCGATGCTTCATTACTTTCTTATGTAAACGCATCATTGCCAGAAGGTACCCCGGTAACAACCTCACATCCTTCATACCTGGCAACAAATGCTGTTCACGCTATTAACGTAACTGCAAAATCAGACGTTTGGGTTACTTTCGTATCAGAAGGTGCAGGTTACCAAAACACATTGGCTTACTATACCTACAAAACCGGCAACCCGCCAACACAAGTGTTAGGTGGTACCAATGCTAATGGTATTGATAAGGTTACTTATATTTTCCCTAACGCTTCGGGCGCAGGTTCAGGTGGTGGCTTAAAAGCTGGTGATAAAGTTAAATTAGGCACTTTTGATGCAGGTACAACTATCGGCTTTGTATTAATTCAAAATGCATGGACAGGTAGTGGTGTTAATACCAGCAACACTGCTTTCTTTACCCAGGACGAGTTTAACCCAGAGAACACTGCAGCTTTAAGAAAACACACTGTAATGTTATATGATGATGTTCACAAACTTTACTTATTAGGTTTTGAAGATCAAAACAGACAAAATGGTGGTTCTGACAACGACTTTAATGACTTAGTTGTATACGCAACTTCTAACCCAATCACAGCTATCTCTGGTACAGGTGTAGCCCCAATTGATAAAGGCGGCGATAGCGATGGCGACGGTGTTCCGGATGCATTGGATGCTTTCCCTACAGATCCGGCAAGAGCTTATATCAGCTACTACCCATCAGCAAGCACTTATGCCAGCTTAGCTTACGAAGATAATTTCCCAAGCAAAGGCGATTATGACATGAATGACCTGTTGGTTAAATATCGTTATACATTCATCAGCAATGCTTCAAACCAGGTTGTTGAATTAAAAGGCGATTACATGGTTGGTGCAGCAGGTGCTTCATTCCACAATGGTTTCGGTGTACAATTACCGGTTCCGGCTTCGGCAGTGTCTTCGGTAACTGGTCAACAGTTCATCAGCAGCTACATTTCATTAGCATCAAATGGGGTAGAAGCAGGCCAAAGCAAAGCGGTAATTATTCCGTTTGATAACCACGAAGCCCTAGCTAAAAACCCTGACGGTGCGTTCTTCATCAACACTTTAACTGCTAAAGATAAAGTAACCAGCAAAACAGCTACTGTTGATATTAACTTTAACACACCTGTAGCGGCTTCAACTTTAGCAATTGCTAACTTCAATCCATTCTTGATCAGCAACCTGCGCCGCGGTTATGAGATCCACTTACCGGGTTATGCACCAACAGATAAAGCTAACACAGCACTGTTTGGCACAGCCGATGATAACTCATCACCTTCTGCTGGCCGTTACTATGTATCTAAAGAAAACTGGCCTTGGGCTATCAGCTTCACCGGCGACTTTAGCTACCCTGTTGAAACTGTTAACATTACGCAAGCTTACCCACACTTTGCTGATTGGGCAGGTTCTGCAGGTGTTAGTTTCCTTGACTGGTACAGCAACACAGCAAGCGGTTACCGTGTAAGCAGCAACATTTACAGCAAATAA
- a CDS encoding class I SAM-dependent methyltransferase produces MIAKLKQTARQTLTAIQKAFAKNIDHLYSESPYNKLIAELDNKNDFAKYKSYTQFRDDYESKVLALNAKYVKLAGVTYHLNAFKDVMSLREASTDDSGLNSRMRFCLSIIKQYFSGAKKVYLSEHDTLFHQVLAKETEFDLTTSYYKPGAALHQDLTALTYPDNSFDLSLSFEDLEHIPEYKKAIAELYRVTKPGGHVLLSTPFVIDYDKTLVRATINKAGEITHLLEPEYHGDPVIPQGILCFYHFGWDLLDDFRTAGFSDVKIITGYDTGKMMLGLQLFIMAQK; encoded by the coding sequence ATGATTGCCAAACTGAAACAAACTGCACGACAAACTTTAACCGCGATACAAAAAGCGTTCGCTAAAAATATTGATCATCTGTATTCAGAATCGCCTTACAATAAATTGATAGCAGAGCTGGATAATAAAAATGATTTTGCAAAATATAAGTCCTACACTCAATTCCGTGATGATTATGAAAGTAAGGTATTAGCGCTGAATGCTAAATATGTGAAATTGGCCGGCGTAACTTATCATCTTAATGCTTTTAAAGATGTGATGAGTTTGCGAGAAGCATCGACCGACGATAGCGGGTTAAACTCGCGGATGCGCTTCTGTTTATCAATTATTAAGCAATATTTTTCGGGTGCAAAAAAGGTATATTTGTCCGAGCATGATACCTTGTTTCACCAAGTTTTAGCGAAGGAGACGGAATTCGACCTAACTACCAGTTATTATAAACCGGGCGCAGCTTTACACCAGGATTTAACAGCGCTTACTTATCCCGATAACTCATTTGATCTGAGTTTATCATTTGAAGACCTGGAGCATATTCCAGAATATAAAAAGGCCATTGCCGAGCTTTACCGCGTTACCAAACCCGGTGGGCATGTACTTTTGAGCACCCCTTTCGTTATTGATTATGATAAAACGTTGGTAAGGGCAACGATAAATAAAGCAGGAGAGATAACCCATTTGTTAGAACCCGAGTATCATGGCGACCCTGTTATTCCGCAAGGTATCCTTTGCTTTTACCACTTTGGCTGGGATTTGCTGGATGATTTCCGCACGGCAGGTTTTTCCGACGTTAAAATTATAACGGGTTATGATACCGGCAAAATGATGCTCGGCCTGCAGCTTTTTATCATGGCTCAGAAATAA
- a CDS encoding zinc metallopeptidase, whose protein sequence is MIHFSFITAYIGFSSAWVLMIGVALVSFIVQSRFRSKFQKYAEIPLSSGLTGAEVAQKMLRDNGILDVQVISVEGQLTDHYNPENKTVNLSPDVYYSRSVAAAAVAAHECGHAVQHARAYSWLSLRTAIVPVISVASRLVQWTLMIGVMLMIFASNPYILIIGIAALALVTLFSFITLPVEFDASQRALAWLNNNYSVMQSSQEHEQAKDALWWAAMTYVVAALGSLATLLYYISFLNRRN, encoded by the coding sequence ATGATACATTTCTCATTTATAACCGCATATATAGGCTTCTCTTCTGCCTGGGTCTTGATGATCGGCGTGGCGTTAGTGAGCTTTATCGTACAATCCCGTTTTAGAAGCAAGTTTCAGAAATATGCCGAGATTCCATTATCATCGGGATTAACCGGAGCAGAAGTAGCACAGAAAATGCTGCGCGATAACGGCATTCTGGATGTACAGGTAATTTCTGTTGAAGGCCAGTTGACCGACCATTACAACCCCGAAAACAAAACGGTAAACCTTAGCCCCGATGTTTATTACAGCCGCAGTGTTGCCGCAGCAGCCGTTGCCGCACACGAATGCGGGCATGCTGTACAACACGCACGTGCTTACAGCTGGTTAAGTTTACGTACGGCAATTGTGCCGGTTATTAGTGTGGCTTCGCGCTTAGTACAGTGGACTTTGATGATCGGTGTTATGCTGATGATTTTTGCCAGTAACCCTTATATCTTAATAATTGGGATAGCTGCACTGGCTTTAGTTACCCTGTTTAGCTTTATTACCCTGCCTGTTGAGTTTGATGCCAGCCAGCGAGCATTAGCCTGGTTAAATAATAATTACAGCGTAATGCAAAGCAGCCAGGAGCACGAGCAGGCTAAAGATGCCTTATGGTGGGCAGCCATGACTTATGTGGTTGCGGCCTTGGGTTCATTAGCAACACTGCTTTATTATATTTCGTTCTTAAACAGACGAAACTAA
- a CDS encoding NAD(P)/FAD-dependent oxidoreductase has translation MTATNPTFSYWERTTFIDNADVVIIGSGLVGLSAALHLKRKKPTLNITVLDRGLLPSGASTKNAGFACFGTVSEQLGYIERSSEAEMLRMVDYRYRGLQRLRANLGDNNIRYEQHGGFELFTADEKQEAETAIEAIPHLNKLLSAVIGDTDIYAVADAKIAGFGFQGVSRMIVNKHEGQIDTGHMMRALLYKVYEAGVLVLNNCMVDRIEHKDHHQSIHTNQGIFKAKKVIVANNAFARQLYPDLEVIPGRGQVLVTKPIANLKLKGTYHFNEGYYYFRNIDNRVLFGGGRNLDFKAEETVDFGNTEQVKNHLSQYLHRMILPDQAIEIDYWWSGIMGFGEELSPIIKELQPNVFCAVRCNGMGIAMGSLVGEEVADLVLKN, from the coding sequence ATGACAGCCACTAATCCGACATTCTCCTACTGGGAACGTACCACATTTATTGATAATGCAGATGTAGTTATAATCGGCAGCGGGCTTGTAGGCTTAAGCGCCGCATTACATTTAAAACGCAAAAAACCCACACTAAATATAACGGTTTTAGACCGCGGCTTATTACCCAGCGGTGCCAGTACCAAAAATGCCGGATTTGCCTGTTTCGGTACTGTTTCTGAGCAATTGGGCTATATAGAACGATCATCCGAAGCAGAAATGCTGCGAATGGTTGATTACAGGTACCGCGGCTTACAACGCTTGAGGGCTAACTTGGGCGATAACAATATCCGTTATGAACAGCATGGCGGATTCGAATTGTTTACTGCTGATGAGAAGCAGGAAGCCGAAACCGCAATAGAAGCCATACCACACCTCAATAAATTATTAAGCGCCGTTATTGGTGATACTGACATTTATGCAGTTGCGGATGCTAAAATTGCAGGCTTTGGTTTTCAGGGTGTTAGCCGGATGATTGTTAATAAACACGAGGGCCAGATTGATACAGGCCACATGATGCGTGCGCTGCTTTATAAAGTGTATGAAGCAGGCGTGTTGGTGTTGAATAATTGTATGGTTGATAGAATTGAGCACAAAGATCATCACCAATCCATACATACTAACCAGGGGATATTTAAGGCGAAAAAGGTAATTGTGGCCAATAATGCCTTTGCCCGCCAGCTATATCCCGATCTGGAAGTAATCCCTGGCCGTGGACAAGTGCTGGTAACCAAGCCCATCGCCAACCTAAAACTTAAAGGCACTTATCACTTTAACGAAGGCTATTATTACTTCCGCAATATTGATAACCGGGTACTATTTGGCGGAGGCAGAAATTTGGATTTCAAGGCAGAGGAAACAGTGGATTTTGGTAATACCGAACAGGTCAAAAATCACCTAAGCCAATATCTACATAGAATGATTTTACCCGATCAAGCTATAGAAATTGATTACTGGTGGAGCGGCATTATGGGTTTCGGCGAAGAGCTGAGCCCGATTATAAAAGAGCTGCAGCCCAATGTATTTTGTGCCGTGCGATGCAATGGTATGGGTATAGCTATGGGGAGTTTGGTTGGTGAAGAGGTTGCGGATCTGGTACTAAAGAACTAA
- a CDS encoding UDP-N-acetylmuramoyl-tripeptide--D-alanyl-D-alanine ligase, which produces MVTEKLYELFLQHPVISTDTRKIAKGSLFFALKGDKFDANSFAQQAIEAGAAYAIIDNAQYRLGEQYILVDDVLTTLQDLARYHRKQLQIPVIGLTGTNGKTTTKELIKAVLSQHFNTYATEGNLNNHIGVPLSILSVDKSHQMAVIEMGANHQKEIEMLCTISQPSHGLITNVGKAHLEGFGGTEGVKIAKGELYDYLQATNGIIFINTDSPVLAEMKAARDLQNTIGYGTQDSGNLITGKVTKNAPYVSLAWKGKNGINHEVDSHLTGAYNLDNMLVAICIGTYFKMSDAEINAGISSYQPTNNRSQITQTASNTLICDYYNANPSSMAVAIDNISTMDAKDKVLVLGDMFELGDESAAEHEAIIQKAIAAPVNQRIFIGKAFFDLKQGFSADFYETTDDAIKALKEKPVKHSTVLIKGSRGMALERLVELF; this is translated from the coding sequence ATGGTTACCGAAAAACTTTATGAGCTGTTTTTACAGCACCCTGTAATTAGTACCGATACCCGCAAAATTGCGAAGGGCAGTTTATTCTTTGCCCTAAAGGGCGATAAGTTTGATGCCAACAGCTTTGCCCAACAAGCTATTGAAGCAGGCGCTGCTTATGCCATTATTGACAATGCCCAATACCGCCTCGGCGAACAATATATTTTGGTTGATGATGTATTAACCACCTTGCAGGATCTTGCCCGCTACCATCGCAAGCAATTGCAGATCCCCGTTATTGGCTTAACAGGTACCAATGGTAAAACCACTACTAAAGAGTTAATCAAAGCTGTGCTATCACAGCATTTTAATACTTATGCTACCGAGGGCAACCTCAACAACCATATTGGTGTGCCGCTGAGCATTCTATCAGTCGACAAAAGTCACCAAATGGCGGTGATAGAAATGGGTGCCAATCACCAGAAAGAGATCGAAATGCTGTGTACCATTTCTCAACCTTCGCACGGCTTGATTACCAACGTTGGTAAAGCGCATCTCGAAGGATTTGGTGGTACAGAAGGTGTAAAAATTGCCAAAGGTGAATTGTACGATTACCTGCAAGCCACCAACGGCATTATCTTTATCAATACTGATAGCCCGGTGCTGGCCGAAATGAAAGCAGCACGTGACTTACAAAATACCATCGGTTACGGAACGCAGGATTCAGGCAACTTAATCACCGGAAAGGTAACTAAAAATGCGCCGTATGTTTCTTTAGCATGGAAGGGCAAAAACGGCATTAACCACGAAGTTGATTCGCACTTAACCGGTGCCTACAACCTCGATAATATGCTGGTAGCCATTTGTATCGGCACTTATTTTAAAATGAGTGATGCCGAAATTAATGCAGGTATCAGCAGCTATCAACCAACTAACAACCGTTCGCAAATTACACAGACTGCGAGTAATACCCTCATTTGCGATTATTATAACGCCAACCCAAGCAGCATGGCTGTAGCGATAGATAATATCAGCACCATGGATGCTAAAGACAAGGTATTAGTATTGGGCGACATGTTTGAACTGGGTGATGAATCTGCCGCAGAGCACGAAGCCATTATCCAGAAAGCCATTGCCGCCCCGGTTAACCAGCGCATCTTTATTGGTAAGGCATTCTTTGATCTAAAACAAGGTTTCAGTGCTGATTTTTATGAAACTACTGATGATGCCATCAAAGCTTTGAAAGAAAAGCCGGTTAAGCATTCAACGGTGTTGATTAAGGGTTCGAGAGGAATGGCGTTGGAAAGGTTGGTGGAGTTGTTTTAA